Proteins from one Chelonia mydas isolate rCheMyd1 chromosome 14, rCheMyd1.pri.v2, whole genome shotgun sequence genomic window:
- the LOC102947903 gene encoding butyrophilin subfamily 1 member A1 isoform X1, giving the protein MFCGGAGRHLPEAHRMKSTQRCNQAIPVAFCLLLGIGMAAPESFHVLGPASPISAPLGGTVLLPCHLSPALSAQAMQVKWSRPQLGQDVHVYWPNRSEVQGTGYQGRTELITQGLAHGNVSLRIQDVQPSDEGQHLCEVQSPSHYSTALLELSVTGSGSDPVLHMAGYKDWGVWVLCLSAGWYPEPHVLWRNGRGETLSPRSEQKPCSDNGLFNVSSSLVVTESSDPALTCTIKAGFSSPERETTIRITGLFPRHAPEMWAFLIFLPICLFLVPLAVYLFRKLQVLKGEVSKEREWRQFLDKVSLSAAEVTLDQSTANPFLVLSADGRSVTCGILWQDVPKSDRRFDPLPCVLASQCFAARQHYWDVEVGEWGDWAIGAAQGSMESMGAFQLSPDVGVWALQCQEGEWSALTCPETPLQLESAPRMVRVHLDCEQASLAFYNAEGMAHIFTFTGCSREPLFPFFLLWTSGTQLTILPPGHRKTVEMDRTTRTVTPKMGKRQGSLIELLIMPGQS; this is encoded by the exons ATGTTCTGTGGCGGTGCCGGGAGACATCTCCCAGAGGCCCACAGGATGAAGAGCACCCAACGCTGCAATCAGGCCATACCAGTTGCCTTCTGCCTCCTCCTGGGCATTGGGATGGCAGCCCCAG AATCATTCCATGTGCTGGGTCCCGCCAGCCCCATCTCCGCCCCActggggggcactgtgctgctgccctgccacctCTCCCCCGCGCTCAGCGCCCAGGCCATGCAGGTGAAATGGAGCCGGCCCCAGTTGGGCCAGGACGTCCACGTCTACTGGCCGAACAGGAGCGAGGTGCAGGGCACGGGTTACCAGGGCAGGACGGAGCTCATCACCCAGGGCCTGGCCCATGGGAATGTCTCCCTGAGGATCCAGGACGTCCAGCCATCAGACGAAGGGCAGCACTTGTGCGAGGTCCAGTCACCCAGTCACTACAGCACGGCCCTGCTGGAGCTCAGCGTGACGG GCTCTGGCTCAGACCCTGTCCTGCACATGGCTGGGTACAAGGACTGGGGGGTGTGGGTCTTGTGTCTCTCTGCGGGGTGGTACCCGGAGCCCCACGTGCTCTGGAGGAATGGCCGTGGGGAGACCCTGAGCCCCAGGTCTGAACAGAAACCGTGCAGTGACAACGGCCTATTCAACGTCTCCAGCTCCTTGGTGGTGACTGAGAGCTCGGACCCAGCACTGACCTGCACCATCAAAGCCGGCTTCtccagcccagagagagagacgACTATTCGTATCACAG GGCTCTTCCCCAGGCATGCCCCGGAAATGTGGGCCTTTCTCATCTTTCTACCAATATGTCTCTTCCTCGTGCCCTTGGCTGTTTATCTCTTTCGAAAGCTCCAGGTACTCAAAG GGGAGGTGTCCAAAGAGCGTG AATGGAGACAATTTCTTgataaag TGTCCCTTTCGGCAGCAGAGGTGACGCTGGACCAGAGCACTGCCAACCCCTTCCTGGTGCTCTCGGCAGATGGCAGGAGTGTGACGTGTGGCATCCTCTGGCAAGACGTCCCCAAGAGTGACCGGAGATTCGACCCCCTCCCCTGCGTCCTGGCCTCCCAGTGCTTTGCAGCCAGGCAACACTACTGGGACGTGGAGGTGGGCGAGTGGGGAGACTGGGCCATcggggcagcccagggctccaTGGAGAGCATGGGGGCGTTTCAGCTGTCCCCGGATGTGGGGGTCTGGGCCCTGCAGTGCCAGGAGGGGGAGTGGAGTGCTCTCACCTGCCCTGAGACACCGCTGCAGCTGGAGTCAGCACCCAGGATGGTCCGGGTGCACCTGGACTGCGAGCAGGCAAGCCTGGCCTTCTACAACGCTGAGGGCATGGCGCACATCTTCACCTTCACTGGCTGTTCCCGGGAAcctctcttccccttcttcttgctctGGACCTCTGGGACGCAGCTCACCATACTGCCTCCAGGGCACAGAAAGACCGTGGAGATGGACAGGACAACACGTACAGTAACACCCAAAATGGGGAAAAGACAGGGCAGTCTTATAGAACTTCTGATCAtgccagggcagagttaa
- the LOC102947903 gene encoding butyrophilin subfamily 1 member A1 isoform X2 gives MFCGGAGRHLPEAHRMKSTQRCNQAIPVAFCLLLGIGMAAPESFHVLGPASPISAPLGGTVLLPCHLSPALSAQAMQVKWSRPQLGQDVHVYWPNRSEVQGTGYQGRTELITQGLAHGNVSLRIQDVQPSDEGQHLCEVQSPSHYSTALLELSVTGSGSDPVLHMAGYKDWGVWVLCLSAGWYPEPHVLWRNGRGETLSPRSEQKPCSDNGLFNVSSSLVVTESSDPALTCTIKAGFSSPERETTIRITGEVSKEREWRQFLDKVSLSAAEVTLDQSTANPFLVLSADGRSVTCGILWQDVPKSDRRFDPLPCVLASQCFAARQHYWDVEVGEWGDWAIGAAQGSMESMGAFQLSPDVGVWALQCQEGEWSALTCPETPLQLESAPRMVRVHLDCEQASLAFYNAEGMAHIFTFTGCSREPLFPFFLLWTSGTQLTILPPGHRKTVEMDRTTRTVTPKMGKRQGSLIELLIMPGQS, from the exons ATGTTCTGTGGCGGTGCCGGGAGACATCTCCCAGAGGCCCACAGGATGAAGAGCACCCAACGCTGCAATCAGGCCATACCAGTTGCCTTCTGCCTCCTCCTGGGCATTGGGATGGCAGCCCCAG AATCATTCCATGTGCTGGGTCCCGCCAGCCCCATCTCCGCCCCActggggggcactgtgctgctgccctgccacctCTCCCCCGCGCTCAGCGCCCAGGCCATGCAGGTGAAATGGAGCCGGCCCCAGTTGGGCCAGGACGTCCACGTCTACTGGCCGAACAGGAGCGAGGTGCAGGGCACGGGTTACCAGGGCAGGACGGAGCTCATCACCCAGGGCCTGGCCCATGGGAATGTCTCCCTGAGGATCCAGGACGTCCAGCCATCAGACGAAGGGCAGCACTTGTGCGAGGTCCAGTCACCCAGTCACTACAGCACGGCCCTGCTGGAGCTCAGCGTGACGG GCTCTGGCTCAGACCCTGTCCTGCACATGGCTGGGTACAAGGACTGGGGGGTGTGGGTCTTGTGTCTCTCTGCGGGGTGGTACCCGGAGCCCCACGTGCTCTGGAGGAATGGCCGTGGGGAGACCCTGAGCCCCAGGTCTGAACAGAAACCGTGCAGTGACAACGGCCTATTCAACGTCTCCAGCTCCTTGGTGGTGACTGAGAGCTCGGACCCAGCACTGACCTGCACCATCAAAGCCGGCTTCtccagcccagagagagagacgACTATTCGTATCACAG GGGAGGTGTCCAAAGAGCGTG AATGGAGACAATTTCTTgataaag TGTCCCTTTCGGCAGCAGAGGTGACGCTGGACCAGAGCACTGCCAACCCCTTCCTGGTGCTCTCGGCAGATGGCAGGAGTGTGACGTGTGGCATCCTCTGGCAAGACGTCCCCAAGAGTGACCGGAGATTCGACCCCCTCCCCTGCGTCCTGGCCTCCCAGTGCTTTGCAGCCAGGCAACACTACTGGGACGTGGAGGTGGGCGAGTGGGGAGACTGGGCCATcggggcagcccagggctccaTGGAGAGCATGGGGGCGTTTCAGCTGTCCCCGGATGTGGGGGTCTGGGCCCTGCAGTGCCAGGAGGGGGAGTGGAGTGCTCTCACCTGCCCTGAGACACCGCTGCAGCTGGAGTCAGCACCCAGGATGGTCCGGGTGCACCTGGACTGCGAGCAGGCAAGCCTGGCCTTCTACAACGCTGAGGGCATGGCGCACATCTTCACCTTCACTGGCTGTTCCCGGGAAcctctcttccccttcttcttgctctGGACCTCTGGGACGCAGCTCACCATACTGCCTCCAGGGCACAGAAAGACCGTGGAGATGGACAGGACAACACGTACAGTAACACCCAAAATGGGGAAAAGACAGGGCAGTCTTATAGAACTTCTGATCAtgccagggcagagttaa